Proteins from a single region of Harmonia axyridis chromosome 4, icHarAxyr1.1, whole genome shotgun sequence:
- the LOC123677605 gene encoding retinaldehyde-binding protein 1, whose protein sequence is MAPEPFNLDLSPLSEEGKKIAAEELRETPEVVAAALKELRELLANDNTISFDTDDATLLIFLRPCKFYAKSAHELMKRVADFREKYKASLENLMPDDEKDAFMNHNVVNVLKDLDHKGRRVMIVNCGSTWNTSKVTSDQLFRIFYLIHIAATLEQEAQVRGCVVIMDFDGLGMKQVAALNPVFSMKLLGFIQDAMPMRLKEVHMVKQPFIFRVVWKIFSPFIREKLKNRIFFHGSDMKSLQKHIPASHLPEDYKGDLPKINYSGKDWFPCIESHREYYKKWNTWGLKKKN, encoded by the exons atggcTCCAGAACCATTTAACCTTGACCTCTCACCCCTGAGTGAAGAAGGCAAAAAAATTGCAGCTGAGGAGCTCAGAGAAACCCCAGAAGTAGTAGCAGCAGCACTAAAGGAGTTGAGGGAGTTATTGGCCAATGACAACACCATTTCCTTCGACACTGATGATGCCACCTTGCTGATCTTCCTGAGGCCATGTAAATTCTATGCTAAAAGCGCCCATGAATTG atgaaAAGAGTCGCTGACTTCAGAGAAAAGTACAAGGCTTCTTTGGAAAACCTCATGCCTGATGACGAGAAGGATGCTTTCATGAATCACAATGTAGTCAACGTATTAAAAGATTTGGATCACAAGGGAAGAAGGGTCATGATTGTCAACTGTGGAT CTACCTGGAACACATCCAAAGTCACTTCTGACCAACTCTTCAGAATTTTCTACTTGATCCACATCGCAGCCACCCTTGAACAAGAGGCACAAGTAAGAGGTTGCGTAGTCATCATGGACTTCGATGGTCTAGGAATGAAACAAGTAGCTGCCTTAAATCCAGTATTTAGTATGAAATTGCTTGGATTCATCCAAGACGCCATGCCAATGAGATTGAAGGAAGTCCACATGGTAAAACAACCCTTCATCTTCAGGGTAGTCTGGAAAATCTTCAGCCCCTTCATCagggaaaaattgaagaacagA ATCTTCTTCCATGGCAGTGACATGAAGAGTCTTCAGAAACATATCCCTGCATCTCATCTGCCTGAAGATTACAAGGGTGACTTGCCAAAAATCAATTACAGCGGCAAAGATTGGTTCCCCTGCATTGAAAGTCATAGAGAGTATTACAAGAAATGGAACACATGGGGCCTCAAAAAGAAGAACTAG